From a single Nicotiana tomentosiformis chromosome 2, ASM39032v3, whole genome shotgun sequence genomic region:
- the LOC104105393 gene encoding uncharacterized protein, with protein MGASESILSSSQRPIDEITTVSERVEGVDPILERLKSLKIATPILKSPPAESSLTDILVRKPSSSSNKGCVDPKVLLELFSVYRQWQEEKAQKICKRQEEIENKIEVADALAVKLLQRFNYSVSAMKTTSQHLSEVHGLQVELGELKGRLTEVISNCDALCKRIAAEGPESLRSSIKPLTAASSDTGSNCSSIHSTLQAEADEKK; from the exons ATGGGTGCATCGGAATCAATTCTCTCCAGCTCACAG AGGCCAATCGATGAGATCACTACAGTTTCCGAGCGTGTAGAAGGCGTTGATCCTATTTTGGAGAGGCTAAAATCTCTCAAAATT GCTACTCCAATACTGAAATCGCCGCCGGCTGAGAGTAGCCTGACTGACATTCTGGTGAGAAAACCATCGTCCTCTTCGAATAAAG GCTGTGTAGATCCAAAAGTTCTACTTGAGCTCTTCTCTGTATATCGCCAGTGGCAAGAGGAGAAGGCCCAGAAGATCTGTAAAAGACAG gaagaaatagaaaacaaaataGAAGTTGCAGATGCATTGGCTGTTAAGCTGCTTCAACGTTTCAATTACTCTGTTTCTGCAATGAAAACCACCTCACAGCATCTATCAGAAG TACATGGTTTGCAGGTTGAACTTGGGGAGTTAAAAGGGAGGTTGACAGAAGTAATCAGTAATTGTGATGCATTGTGCAAGAGGATTGCTGCAGAGGGACCTGAATCACTTCGATCGTCTATCAAACCACTTACAGCAGCTTCCTCTGATACAGGGAGCAATTGCAGTAGCATACATAGTACTCTGCAAGCTGAAGCAGATGAAAAGAAATAG
- the LOC104105395 gene encoding GDP-mannose 4,6 dehydratase 2: MAAENGSTRSESTTAIAPPPRKIALITGITGQDGSYLTEFLINKNYEVHGLIRRSSSFNTQRINHIYIDPHNTYKARMKLHYADLSDASSLRRWLDIILPDEIYNLAAQSHVAVSFEIPDYTADVVATGTLRLLEAVRSHVSATGRSHVKYYQAGSSEMFGSTPPPQSESTPFHPRSPYAVSKCAAHWYTVNYREAYGIFACNGILFNHESPRRGENFVTRKITRAVGRIKIGLQSKVFLGNLQASRDWGFAGDYVEAMWMMLQQEKPDDYVVATEESHTVEEFLEVAFGYVGLNWKEHVEIDKRYFRPSEVDNLKGDASKAKKVLGWKPKVGFEKLVKMMVDEDVELAKREKVLVDAGYIDAQQQP; this comes from the coding sequence ATGGCAGCTGAAAATGGCAGCACCAGATCCGAATCCACCACCGCCATTGCACCACCACCTCGCAAAATTGCACTGATCACTGGCATCACAGGCCAAGACGGTTCTTACCTCACTGAATTCCTTATTAACAAAAACTACGAAGTTCATGGCCTTATTCGTAGATCTTCCAGTTTCAATACCCAACGCATTAATCACATTTACATCGACCCGCATAACACCTACAAAGCCCGAATGAAGCTCCACTACGCTGATCTTTCCGACGCTAGTTCTCTTCGCCGTTGGCTCGACATTATTCTCCCCGACGAGATTTACAACCTAGCTGCTCAATCCCATGTTGCCGTGTCTTTTGAGATCCCTGATTACACTGCTGACGTGGTAGCTACCGGCACCCTCCGCCTTCTAGAAGCCGTTCGGTCCCACGTCTCCGCCACTGGTAGGTCCCACGTGAAATATTACCAAGCCGGGTCGTCTGAGATGTTCGGATCTACTCCGCCTCCGCAATCCGAATCCACTCCGTTTCATCCTAGATCCCCTTACGCCGTTTCAAAATGCGCTGCGCATTGGTACACAGTGAATTATCGCGAAGCGTACGGGATATTCGCGTGCAACGGGATTTTATTCAATCACGAGTCGCCACGTCGAGGTGAGAATTTCGTAACAAGGAAAATCACGCGGGCTGTAGGGAGAATTAAAATCGGTTTGCAAAGCAAGGTGTTTTTAGGAAATTTACAAGCGTCGAGGGACTGGGGTTTTGCTGGAGACTACGTAGAAGCAATGTGGATGATGCTGCAGCAAGAGAAGCCAGATGATTACGTTGTGGCGACTGAAGAATCGCATACAGTGGAGGAGTTTTTGGAAGTTGCATTTGGGTACGTTGGATTGAATTGGAAAGAACATGTAGAGATTGACAAGAGGTATTTTAGGCCTTCAGAAGTTGATAATTTGAAGGGAGATGCGAGTAAAGCGAAGAAAGTTTTGGGTTGGAAACCGAAAGTGGGATTTGAGAAATTGGTGAAGATGATGGTAGATGAAGATGTAGAGTTGGCTAAAAGAGAGAAAGTACTTGTTGATGCTGGCTATATTGATGCTCAACAGCAACCTTGA
- the LOC104105396 gene encoding zinc finger CCCH domain-containing protein 45: MELKKSNRVSWATGPNLCQVKHFLQEDCPSKVGRGSQHHLQLKPSLRPSFEGRHCLKQSKERLPYIPLAKWKCPPKFTLNESWCVVAGEESKEAEAQKHREKRVLEAVYPSRSAIPPNPSTSSDLDQFYDDNQTQVIPIIPIEEAAAVEVSSHSTPSQNISSKLLDPCLPNSSSSSISIDTTQKLPASGNSFPQALSTSKDLRIPPSNSPFCVRLPVNGQSAPYLSRCQNLNRTEQRQVSPKPPANHNPVTQFPSTCENPKIPQHHAEVLAKSLANHNPATQCHSAFENLNAAQCKNQISPKPPANGICVPQYQSNTENLSVPPRKTQPCSNPPANEKSILEKIPHGFKGDLMVAVAAAVAALAKSQEQGSLIDTNFLIKLLSNPEQIQKLMNKHGVATNPETGAASGSKPIVPSSSTPRSTADSLDKQIAGNENRKSVADSTVFSRSLEVRNANEQRGTAAMFRPVDLLVPLPRTKPDKVINKPINEYQAPHAGSGPKPMAKSVPLAISKPETSMKSKLVNEQRTSAHVGTADIRGSKPLVHPTSDLNLEKIKKLINEYGAPDNIGGKPFVNSELVPSLVSSRAKCPIAMQPELQIKSYSSNTGHTSSFSSMSSPAPLHKDINYYKSLIKQHGENREYVDQEILQNINPYGNTQGPESFNNLKQNQACLNFQKHCVFFNTPKGCLNGTTCPFLHDMSKQWRSGGMLEAPAPKRMKLGGELTGRT; this comes from the exons ATGgaattgaagaaatcaaacagGGTTTCGTGGGCTACTGGACCTAATCTTTGTCAG GTAAAACATTTCCTACAAGAGGATTGCCCATCAAAAGTCGGTAGGGGATCTCAACATCATCTTCAGTTGAAGCCATCACTTAGACCATCATTTGAAGGAAGACATTGTCTGAAGCAATCAAAAGAGAGGCTTCCTTACATACCTCTGGCTAAATGGAAGTGCCCTCCCAAG TTTACTTTGAATGAGAGTTGGTGTGTGGTTGCTGGTGAAGAAAGTAAAGAAGCAGAGGCTCAGAAGCATAGGGAAAAGAGAGTGCTTGAGGCGGTTTATCCTTCTCGGTCTGCAATTCCTCCCAA TCCTTCCACCTCGTCGGATCTGGACCAATTTTATGATGATAACCAAACTCAAGTGATTCCAATAATTCCCATCGAAGAAGCAGCAGCTGTAGAAGTTTCGTCCCATTCAACACCATCCCAAAACATCAGCAGCAAATTGCTAGACCCATGCCTACCTAACAGTTCATCATCATCTATCAGTATAGATACTACTCAAAAGCTACCTGCTAGTGGAAATTCGTTTCCCCAGGCTTTGTCAACCTCCAAAGATCTCAGGATACCTCCGAGTAACTCTCCTTTTTGTGTTAGACTGCCTGTTAACGGTCAATCTGCTCCATATCTTTCAAGATGTCAAAATCTGAACAGAACTGAGCAACGTCAAGTTTCTCCTAAGCCACCTGCTAATCACAACCCTGTCACCCAGTTTCCATCCACATGTGAAAATCCCAAGATTCCTCAGCACCATGCTGAAGTTTTGGCAAAGTCCCTTGCTAACCACAACCCTGCTACCCAGTGTCATTCAGCATTTGAAAACCTGAACGCAGCTCAGTGCAAAAATCAAATTTCTCCAAAGCCACCTGCTAATGGCATCTGTGTGCCCCAATATCAATCAAATACTGAAAATCTGAGTGTCCCTCCGCGCAAAACTCAACCTTGTTCAAATCCACCTGCTAATGAAAAATCTATCCTTGAGAAGATTCCACATGGTTTTAAGGGTGATTTGATGGTTGCTGTAGCCGCAGCTGTAGCTGCACTTGCAAAAAGTCAAGAGCAGGGTAGTCTGATTGATACTAACTTCTTGATTAAGCTTCTTAGCAACCCAGAACAGATACAGAAACTGATGAACAAACACGGCGTGGCTACCAATCCTGAAACTGGTGCTGCATCTGGCTCAAAACCTATTGTTCCTTCTAGTAGCACCCCAAGGTCAACAGCTGATTCTCTGGATAAGCAGATAGCTGGTAATGAAAATCGCAAATCTGTTGCTGATTCAACCGTCTTTTCTCGGTCACTGGAGGTAAGAAATGCTAATGAACAAAGAGGAACTGCTGCCATGTTTAGGCCAGTGGATCTACTGGTTCCCTTGCCTAGGACAAAACCTGATAAGGTAATTAACAAGCCCATTAATGAATACCAAGCTCCCCATGCAGGATCTGGACCAAAGCCAATGGCAAAATCTGTGCCCTTGGCGATCTCTAAACCTGAAACATCCATGAAAAGTAAATTGGTTAATGAACAAAGGACCTCTGCTCATGTAGGAACTGCAGACATTAGAGGGAGTAAACCATTAGTTCACCCAACTTCAGACCTAAATTTGGAAAAGATTAAGAAACTGATTAATGAATATGGAGCACCTGATAATATAGGAGGGAAGCCCTTCGTCAATTCTGAGTTAGTTCCTTCACTGGTTTCCTCGAGGGCAAAATGTCCTATTGCTATGCAGCCTGAGCTGCAAATAAAGTCGTATTCATCAAATACTGGCCACACATCCTCTTTCTCCTCAATGAGTAGTCCTGCCCCTCTACACAAGGATATCAATTACTACAAATCTCTGATCAAGCAACATGGAGAAAATCGTGAATATGTGGATCAAGAAATCTTACAAAATATCAATCCTTATGGCAATACGCAAGGACCAGAATCGTTTAACAACCTAAAACAAAACCAGGCCTGCCTGAATTTTCAGAAGCATTGCGTTTTCTTCAACACACCAAAGGGATGCCTAAATGGCACCACTTGTCCCTTCCTACACGATATGTCCAAACAATGGAGGTCTGGGGGGATGTTGGAAGCTCCGGCTCCAAAGAGAATGAAGCTAGGTGGGGAACTTACTGGTAGGACATGA
- the LOC104105397 gene encoding peptide methionine sulfoxide reductase A5 yields the protein MKVDKSNSSFLSPLLCITIILLALNPVVSIRFPDRIPEVPKDPSNQPLQTAVFALGSFWRSEAAFGCLNGVVRTSVGYAGGSKPNPEYRSLGDHAECVQVEYDPEVIGFRQLLEVFWSNHDSRQVFGQGPDVGNQYRSIIFTSGTEESRLAAVSKEREQSKSKSSIVTTQIQQLEAFHPAEPEHQKFELKRNPFLLQLMGNLLEEELERSTLAAKLNGYAAELCPSRIQKQIDAKINDIIKKGWPILREI from the exons ATGAAAGTCGATAAGAGCAATTCCTCCTTTTTATCCCCACTTCTTTGTATAACAATCATTCTATTGGCATTGAATCcagttgtgagcatcagattcccAGATCGGATCCCTGAGGTTCCAAAGGATCCTTCTAATCAGCCATTGCAAACAGCAGTTTTCGCTCTTGGAAGCTTCTGGAGGTCGGAAGCTGCATTTGGCTGCCTCAACGGCGTCGTTAGAACCTCCGTCGGTTATGCTGGTGGTTCTAAACCCAATCCTGAGTACAGAAGTTTGGGCGATCACGCTGAATGTGTTCAG GTCGAATATGATCCCGAAGTAATTGGTTTCAGACAACTATTGGAGGTCTTCTGGTCTAATCACGATTCTAGGCAAGTCTTTGGGCAAGGTCCTGATGTGGGTAACCAGTACAG GTCTATTATTTTCACAAGCGGCACTGAGGAGTCCAGATTGGCTGCTGTTAGCAAGGAAAGAGAACAATCAAAGTCAAAGAGCAGCATTGTAACCACTCAAATTCAACAGCTCGAAGCTTTTCATCCTGCTGAGCCTGAACATCAG AAATTTGAGCTTAAGCGGAATCCATTCCTACTACAGTTGATGGGAAACTTGCTGGAGGAGGAGCTTGAGAGGTCAACACTTGCTGCAAAACTAAATGGCTATGCAGCAGAGCTCTGTCCATCAAGGATCCAAAAGCAAATTGATGCAAAGATCAATGATATTATTAAGAAAGGTTGGCCCATTCTCAGAGAAATATAG
- the LOC104105398 gene encoding small nuclear ribonucleoprotein SmD3b-like, with protein MSRSLGIPVKLLHEATGHIVTVEMKSGEVYRGSMVECEDNWNCQLESITYTAKDGRVSQLEHVFIRGSKVRFMIIPDMLKNAPMFKRLEARIKGKGTSLGVGRGRAIAMRAKAQAAGGRGAAPGRGVVPPVRR; from the exons ATGAGTCGAAGCTTGGGCATACCGGTAAAGCTTCTACACGAAGCGACGGGGCATATAGTGACGGTAGAGATGAAGAGTGGAGAGGTGTACAGAGGAAGTATGGTGGAGTGCGAGGACAACTGGAATTGCCAACTCGAGAGCATCACTTACACTGCTAAA GATGGAAGGGTGTCACAACTAGAGCACGTTTTTATTAGAGGCAGCAAAGTCAG ATTCATGATAATTCCTGATATGCTTAAGAATGCTCCCATGTTCAAGCGGCTAGAAGCAAGAATCAAG GGCAAAGGTACATCACTTGGTGTTGGTCGGGGACGTGCTATTGCTATGCGAGCTAAA GCTCAAGCTGCTGGTGGTCGCGGAGCAGCACCTGGTCGAGGTGTTGTGCCACCTGTAAGAAGATAA
- the LOC104105399 gene encoding auxin-responsive protein SAUR50 codes for MGLKKTSTQTAALKQMIKRCSSFGKNENGFPHDVPKGHFVVYVGENRSRYIIPISWLTYPEFQSLLQRAEEEFGFSHEMGITIPCDEDDFCSLISMFR; via the coding sequence ATGGGTCTAAAGAAAACAAGCACTCAAACAGCAGCTTTAAAACAAATGATCAAGAGGTGTTCTAGCTTCGGAAAGAACGAGAATGGTTTCCCCCACGATGTTCCAAAAGGCCATTTTGTTGTATATGTGGGAGAAAATAGGAGCAGATATATAATTCCTATTTCTTGGTTGACATATCCAGAATTTCAAAGCTTACTTCAAAGAGCTGAAGAAGAGTTTGGATTTAGCCATGAGATGGGCATTACTATTCCTTGTGATGAAGATGATTTCTGCTCTCTTATTTCCATGTTCAGATGA